One window from the genome of Spiractinospora alimapuensis encodes:
- a CDS encoding DUF6703 family protein, whose amino-acid sequence MSANGGGSPANGGAGLRRVVEEHSAPVLFWLHHAPRWLLPVAMAGVLIGGLYFSGLPGAALLGLLALFILWLAFIAWPTLRTPQRTLRCVVISILLVLAVAQISPF is encoded by the coding sequence GTGTCCGCGAATGGTGGTGGCTCTCCCGCGAACGGAGGAGCCGGGCTGCGACGCGTGGTCGAGGAGCACAGCGCCCCGGTCCTGTTCTGGTTGCATCACGCACCGCGGTGGCTACTCCCGGTCGCGATGGCGGGCGTCCTCATCGGAGGGCTGTACTTCTCCGGGCTACCGGGCGCCGCGTTGCTCGGTCTGCTTGCCCTCTTCATCCTGTGGCTCGCCTTCATCGCATGGCCGACACTGCGGACCCCACAACGGACGTTGCGCTGTGTAGTCATTTCCATACTACTTGTTCTCGCCGTCGCACAGATCAGTCCGTTTTGA
- a CDS encoding metal ABC transporter ATP-binding protein, translated as MVARSLSPDVPAATSEPPVFAVHDASIGYDGAPVVSNVSFTVRRGETVAIMGANGSGKSTLLRALLRVVPVTSGSIEVFGTPLREFRDWGRIGYVPQRLAVGGGVPATVRETVSAGRVARRRGLLPFPGAADRAAVTEALTTTGLLDRSGDAVQELSGGQQQRVLIARALAGEPDVLVMDEPMAGVDAANQRALAHTLDELAHRGHTIVLVLHELGPLTPLIQRSVVLSHGQLVHDGAPPQPVGECALPDHDHVHPHADDTTGSIAVPAPEGLRLD; from the coding sequence ATGGTTGCCAGGAGCCTGTCTCCGGACGTGCCCGCCGCCACGTCCGAGCCACCGGTGTTCGCCGTACACGACGCGTCCATCGGGTACGACGGCGCTCCCGTCGTCTCCAACGTGAGTTTCACCGTACGTCGCGGCGAGACCGTCGCGATCATGGGCGCCAACGGTTCCGGAAAGTCCACGCTCCTGCGCGCCCTCCTGCGCGTCGTTCCCGTGACCTCCGGGTCCATCGAGGTCTTCGGCACCCCCCTGCGGGAGTTCCGCGACTGGGGCCGGATCGGTTATGTCCCCCAACGACTGGCGGTGGGAGGTGGGGTGCCCGCGACGGTCCGGGAGACGGTCTCCGCGGGTCGGGTGGCCCGCCGACGCGGCCTCTTGCCCTTCCCCGGAGCGGCCGACCGCGCGGCGGTCACCGAGGCCCTGACCACAACCGGTCTCCTGGACCGGTCCGGGGACGCCGTCCAGGAGCTCTCCGGCGGACAACAACAGCGGGTCCTGATCGCACGCGCCCTCGCGGGCGAACCGGACGTGCTGGTCATGGACGAACCGATGGCCGGTGTCGACGCCGCCAACCAGCGGGCGCTCGCCCACACCCTCGACGAACTGGCCCACCGTGGCCACACCATCGTGCTCGTACTCCACGAACTCGGCCCGCTGACCCCGCTCATCCAGCGCAGTGTCGTCCTGTCCCACGGCCAGCTCGTCCACGACGGCGCCCCTCCGCAGCCCGTCGGGGAGTGCGCCCTACCCGACCACGACCACGTCCACCCACACGCCGACGACACGACCGGATCGATCGCCGTCCCCGCGCCCGAGGGGCTGCGTCTTGATTGA